From a region of the Vaginimicrobium propionicum genome:
- a CDS encoding DNA translocase FtsK, whose protein sequence is MASRVSSPSRTTTKKAVASRKGRGKSSRSASASKSTAPGLIKRAGGAIARGLGNGVRKIGQGAKDMDPAFRRDGVGLTLLFLAVALIAVFWFAMPGLLGKWLRIAVSTVFGVSSYILPLLLLIMTWRTLRNPQANGPGGRQLVGWSLAFLGGLGVINLTHNPLPRPADLAAMQSAGGFVGYLSSSMLVQLMPVWISAFLLTLVTLFGVVIIVGRPIHQLIEDAKACAAKIAEFFLGRKANREKLSFGVDKAYDSPLVEENSLHSAIEADYFADEDADDEPDKAEASQKAEPLQPELPAPDHTPAPDRAEQLQLSGDIQYSLPPAELLKAGTVPRARTAASDELVHRLQEVFQEFEVDAQVTGYTRGPTVTRYQVEVGAGTKVEKVTNLSKNIAYAVGSADVRILAPIPGKSAIGVEIPNRDKEVVSLGDVLRSQKARNDQHPLIVGLGKDVEGGYVIANVAKMPHLLVAGATGSGKSSFVNSLITSVMMRSTPDEVRMLLVDPKRVELNHYEGIPHLVTPIITSAQKAADALGWVVAEMDHRYDDLAAFGFKHIDDFNKAVRAGQVKLPEGSEREIAPYPYLLVVVDELADLMMVAPRDVESSIVRITQLARAAGIHLVLATQRPSTDVVTGLIKANVPSRLAFATSSMTDSRVILDQPGAEKLVGQGDGLFLPMGASKPMRVQGSWVTESEIREVADFLKQQMAPEYREDVAQISAKATPKVAEDIGDDLELVLEAATHIIELQLGSTSMLQRKLRIGFAKAGRIMDILESREIVGPSQGSKPREVLVGPDGLDDALAKLSGGQ, encoded by the coding sequence ATGGCTTCTCGCGTGTCTTCCCCTTCGCGCACGACGACTAAAAAGGCGGTTGCCTCTCGAAAAGGCAGAGGCAAATCTAGCAGGTCGGCGAGCGCGTCAAAATCCACTGCACCTGGCCTAATAAAGCGGGCTGGTGGCGCTATAGCGCGTGGGCTAGGCAATGGGGTGCGCAAAATTGGCCAAGGTGCTAAGGATATGGATCCGGCTTTCCGTCGTGACGGGGTAGGCCTTACATTGCTATTTCTAGCCGTAGCGCTGATCGCGGTGTTTTGGTTCGCCATGCCTGGCTTATTAGGTAAATGGTTGCGGATAGCAGTGTCGACGGTATTCGGAGTTTCAAGCTATATTCTGCCGTTGCTGTTATTGATAATGACCTGGCGCACTTTACGAAATCCGCAAGCCAATGGGCCTGGTGGGCGTCAATTGGTTGGCTGGTCGCTGGCTTTTCTTGGCGGACTAGGAGTCATTAACCTGACCCACAACCCGCTGCCGCGTCCGGCTGACTTGGCGGCAATGCAATCAGCGGGAGGATTCGTTGGCTACCTATCTTCTTCTATGCTCGTCCAGCTGATGCCGGTGTGGATTTCCGCATTTCTGCTTACTTTGGTCACGTTGTTTGGGGTTGTCATCATCGTTGGGCGGCCAATTCATCAACTAATCGAAGATGCCAAAGCATGTGCAGCAAAAATCGCAGAATTCTTTCTTGGACGCAAAGCTAACCGCGAAAAGCTATCTTTCGGTGTTGATAAAGCTTACGATTCACCATTGGTTGAAGAAAATAGTCTGCACTCTGCTATTGAAGCCGACTATTTTGCTGATGAGGATGCCGATGATGAACCTGATAAGGCAGAGGCCAGTCAGAAGGCAGAGCCGTTACAACCAGAATTACCGGCTCCCGACCATACGCCGGCACCTGATCGAGCGGAACAATTGCAACTATCTGGTGATATCCAATACTCGCTGCCGCCAGCCGAATTACTGAAAGCCGGTACAGTACCACGAGCACGCACAGCGGCCTCAGATGAGCTAGTTCATCGGTTGCAGGAAGTTTTTCAAGAATTCGAGGTGGACGCGCAAGTTACTGGCTATACCCGCGGCCCCACAGTTACCCGCTATCAAGTTGAGGTTGGTGCTGGCACAAAGGTTGAGAAGGTTACCAATCTGTCAAAGAATATCGCCTATGCGGTTGGTTCTGCAGATGTGCGCATTCTGGCTCCGATTCCTGGCAAATCTGCCATTGGGGTGGAGATTCCAAACCGCGACAAAGAAGTGGTGTCGCTAGGCGATGTGCTGCGCTCCCAGAAAGCCCGCAATGATCAGCATCCGCTAATTGTTGGTTTAGGCAAAGACGTTGAGGGTGGCTATGTGATTGCCAATGTGGCAAAAATGCCGCACCTACTGGTGGCGGGCGCCACTGGGTCTGGTAAATCCAGCTTCGTTAACTCACTCATTACCTCGGTGATGATGCGTTCTACCCCCGACGAGGTGAGGATGCTGCTGGTCGATCCAAAGCGGGTGGAACTAAATCATTATGAGGGTATCCCGCACCTAGTCACGCCCATTATCACGAGCGCTCAGAAAGCTGCCGACGCCCTGGGCTGGGTGGTTGCTGAAATGGATCACCGCTATGACGATTTGGCGGCTTTCGGATTCAAACACATTGATGATTTCAACAAGGCAGTACGTGCTGGTCAGGTGAAGCTACCTGAGGGTTCAGAACGCGAAATTGCCCCATATCCTTATCTGCTAGTTGTAGTGGACGAGTTAGCTGATTTAATGATGGTCGCCCCACGTGATGTGGAATCGTCCATCGTGCGTATCACCCAATTAGCGCGCGCGGCCGGTATTCATTTGGTTTTGGCTACTCAGCGTCCATCTACGGATGTGGTTACCGGCTTGATTAAAGCCAATGTGCCATCCAGGCTGGCCTTCGCCACCTCGTCAATGACGGATTCTAGGGTTATTCTCGACCAGCCCGGAGCAGAGAAACTGGTCGGTCAAGGTGACGGGCTCTTCTTGCCGATGGGCGCCTCGAAACCGATGCGTGTGCAAGGCTCTTGGGTTACCGAGTCGGAGATCCGTGAAGTTGCGGATTTCTTGAAGCAACAGATGGCACCTGAATATCGAGAAGACGTTGCTCAAATCAGTGCGAAGGCTACCCCGAAAGTGGCCGAAGATATTGGTGATGACCTTGAGTTAGTGCTGGAAGCGGCCACCCATATTATCGAATTGCAGCTTGGTTCTACGTCCATGCTGCAACGCAAATTGCGTATCGGTTTCGCTAAAGCCGGTCGGATTATGGACATTTTAGAGTCCCGCGAGATAGTTGGTCCAAGTCAAGGGTCGAAACCGCGCGAGGTGCTGGTTGGTCCAGACGGTTTGGACGATGCACTGGCTAAATTATCTGGCGGACAGTGA
- a CDS encoding beta-glucosidase, with protein sequence MNETRPWQDQSKSPRERAEALVAAMNLEQKIEQLHGAMHTIDIYSMGNDVATAEEMEQLAAQIRIERHVKAIDELGIPRFRITNGPVGVGMGDGTPSPPATALPMTIGVAASFDTEVAKTYGDVIGSETATLGQHVLEGPAVCLHRTTIAGRNFEYFSEDPYLSGVMGIEVTEAIQAHNIIAMVKHYVLNDQETERFRNSVECDENVLREMYLLPFEMVIKDADVASVMSAYNRVRGVYATENHYFLTNILRDEWGFEGYVQSDFWSCRSAAPAINAGLDHEMPDAKWLNEENVKAALHDNSLEMKTIDRALIRRYTQMFRFGQFDRPYNPGEIDAKAHGKISRDLGGQMAVLLKNDDGLLPITDPKGKIVIIGQQKFAGQACQGGGGSSKVDPLYTVDPLPGMRDVLADMGADASAELVVVADDLSNLDEAKQAAKDADTVVLMAGLVATEGADMPDANMFNDQNKMLDELLGVNPRTVLVMKDSAPVLMPWVDKAPTILEVWNQGTEDGHVVADLLFGLVNPSGKVPTTYPAREEDTLYYGHPERYPGVDEGAGYPVIRYSEGLEMGYRWFQANNIKPLFAFGHGLSYTTFKVSDISVDATQISDKPITVSATVTNTGQRKGAEVIQTYLGIPVDGQPPKRLVGFAKAELEPGESKRVEIVIDPAATNHPFSVWCNGAHDFVIRDGQYRLYVGTSSEDEQAVITLTK encoded by the coding sequence ATGAATGAAACTCGTCCATGGCAAGATCAGTCCAAGTCGCCGCGCGAGCGCGCTGAAGCGCTCGTAGCAGCGATGAACCTGGAACAGAAAATCGAACAACTACATGGGGCTATGCACACCATCGACATTTATTCGATGGGCAATGACGTAGCAACAGCCGAAGAAATGGAGCAACTGGCTGCCCAGATTCGGATCGAACGCCACGTCAAGGCAATAGATGAATTGGGTATTCCGCGTTTCCGGATTACTAACGGGCCAGTCGGTGTTGGCATGGGGGATGGCACGCCCAGCCCGCCAGCGACCGCCCTACCAATGACAATCGGCGTGGCCGCGTCTTTCGATACCGAAGTCGCAAAAACCTATGGCGATGTTATCGGTTCAGAAACAGCTACTTTAGGGCAACACGTTTTGGAAGGGCCAGCCGTCTGTCTGCACCGCACCACAATTGCTGGACGTAACTTCGAGTATTTCTCCGAAGACCCCTATCTGTCCGGCGTTATGGGTATTGAGGTGACCGAGGCGATTCAAGCTCACAACATCATCGCTATGGTCAAGCACTATGTGCTAAATGACCAAGAGACGGAGCGTTTCCGCAACAGCGTTGAATGTGACGAGAACGTGTTGCGCGAAATGTACCTGCTGCCTTTCGAGATGGTTATTAAGGACGCTGATGTTGCTTCTGTGATGAGTGCCTACAACCGTGTTCGTGGGGTTTATGCTACCGAAAATCACTATTTCCTAACGAATATCCTGCGCGACGAATGGGGATTCGAGGGCTATGTGCAGTCAGACTTCTGGTCATGTCGCTCGGCAGCCCCGGCCATTAACGCCGGTCTTGACCACGAAATGCCAGACGCCAAGTGGCTAAACGAAGAAAACGTCAAGGCAGCCTTGCATGATAATAGCCTCGAAATGAAAACCATTGATAGAGCCTTGATTAGGCGCTATACACAGATGTTCAGGTTCGGTCAATTCGATCGCCCCTACAATCCAGGTGAAATTGATGCTAAGGCGCACGGCAAGATTTCTCGTGACTTGGGTGGACAGATGGCTGTCCTATTAAAGAATGATGATGGGCTGCTGCCAATCACTGATCCTAAGGGCAAGATCGTTATTATCGGCCAGCAGAAATTCGCTGGCCAGGCTTGCCAGGGCGGCGGCGGCTCTTCCAAGGTGGATCCGCTCTACACCGTTGACCCGCTGCCAGGCATGCGTGACGTCCTTGCTGATATGGGTGCCGATGCCAGCGCTGAGTTGGTCGTGGTTGCCGATGATTTATCCAACCTGGACGAGGCGAAACAAGCCGCTAAGGACGCCGACACTGTGGTGTTGATGGCAGGTCTGGTGGCCACTGAGGGTGCTGATATGCCAGACGCCAACATGTTCAACGACCAAAACAAGATGTTGGACGAGCTGCTGGGTGTTAACCCGCGCACTGTGCTGGTAATGAAAGATTCAGCTCCGGTGCTCATGCCTTGGGTAGATAAGGCGCCAACGATCCTAGAGGTTTGGAACCAAGGAACAGAGGATGGCCACGTGGTAGCCGACCTGCTGTTCGGGCTGGTAAACCCCTCCGGCAAGGTGCCGACAACCTATCCGGCTAGGGAAGAAGATACCCTCTATTACGGTCACCCAGAACGTTATCCAGGTGTTGATGAGGGCGCCGGATATCCAGTGATTCGCTACTCTGAGGGTCTTGAGATGGGCTACCGGTGGTTCCAGGCCAATAACATCAAACCTCTTTTTGCTTTCGGGCATGGGCTGTCCTATACCACCTTCAAGGTCAGCGATATTAGTGTTGACGCAACCCAGATTTCGGATAAACCGATAACTGTTAGCGCAACGGTAACGAACACTGGCCAGCGCAAGGGTGCTGAGGTCATTCAGACTTACCTGGGTATTCCGGTTGACGGTCAGCCACCAAAGCGTTTGGTCGGGTTCGCTAAAGCTGAACTTGAACCAGGCGAATCGAAGCGTGTCGAGATTGTTATTGACCCTGCTGCCACCAACCACCCATTCAGTGTTTGGTGCAATGGCGCCCATGACTTCGTTATTCGTGACGGACAATACCGGCTATATGTCGGCACGTCCTCTGAAGATGAACAAGCTGTCATCACGCTAACCAAATAG
- the pgsA gene encoding CDP-diacylglycerol--glycerol-3-phosphate 3-phosphatidyltransferase: MVDRPRLGFELNVPNILTLLRIVLVPVFLVVFLIDPNDQSMRLLATVIFLIAILTDLFDGKIARKYNLITNFGKIWDSIADKALTGVGFIGLSIVGELPWWMTIIILIREWGITAMRFAILKYGVMSANQGGKLKTVIQSVALIMFLLWLPELGIWWVIAKWAVMIAGFILTVITGIDYLLEADRLRKASKAAGEPVDISTVERVPWYLTPFVKRDKK, from the coding sequence ATGGTAGACAGGCCGAGACTTGGCTTTGAGCTGAACGTTCCAAATATCTTGACGCTGCTTCGCATAGTGTTGGTGCCGGTATTCTTGGTTGTCTTTCTGATTGATCCGAATGACCAAAGCATGCGTCTATTGGCGACCGTTATTTTCTTGATTGCGATATTGACTGACTTATTCGACGGAAAAATAGCTCGCAAATACAATTTAATTACTAATTTCGGGAAAATCTGGGACTCCATTGCAGATAAAGCATTAACTGGTGTCGGTTTTATTGGGCTATCCATAGTTGGCGAGTTGCCATGGTGGATGACAATAATCATCCTTATCCGCGAATGGGGTATTACCGCTATGCGGTTCGCTATATTGAAATACGGGGTAATGTCAGCCAACCAAGGCGGAAAATTAAAGACGGTTATTCAATCAGTAGCATTAATAATGTTCTTGCTGTGGCTACCTGAGTTGGGAATATGGTGGGTTATTGCTAAGTGGGCAGTTATGATTGCCGGTTTTATTCTCACTGTAATAACTGGAATTGACTATCTACTAGAGGCTGACCGGTTACGAAAAGCGTCCAAGGCAGCCGGTGAGCCAGTAGATATTTCCACCGTCGAACGAGTTCCGTGGTATCTAACGCCATTCGTTAAACGGGACAAGAAATGA
- a CDS encoding TraR/DksA C4-type zinc finger protein, with amino-acid sequence MDIEARLAEREEQLRSQLRLLTQPVSADEVIGFGKRIGDGTSQAIQAMANASSAQNIQLMLDEVWRAQAKLAEGTYGKCDTCGQPINPQRLDFRPWSTLCIKHAS; translated from the coding sequence ATGGATATTGAGGCGCGCCTAGCAGAACGCGAAGAACAATTACGTTCCCAGCTTCGTTTGTTAACTCAACCGGTTAGCGCAGATGAAGTCATCGGCTTTGGTAAACGCATAGGGGATGGCACTAGCCAGGCCATCCAAGCTATGGCTAACGCTTCTAGCGCCCAAAATATTCAGCTCATGTTAGACGAGGTGTGGCGCGCTCAAGCAAAACTGGCTGAGGGCACGTACGGCAAGTGCGATACTTGCGGGCAACCAATAAACCCACAACGCCTTGATTTTCGTCCGTGGTCAACATTGTGCATCAAACACGCTTCATAA
- a CDS encoding ABC transporter substrate-binding protein, giving the protein MRRRILAASLLAALALTSCSAGGTADSQGSKAQTGTDRSYDVSAIAKDDTIAAMLPKEVADSGKLVIGAAIDYAPAEFRADDLQTAIGYDVDLGKALGKVLGLESEVSAAEFASLLPGMGTKYNIGISSFTVSAERTASYNMVAYIKVGSSFAVQKGNPSGFDPDDVCGKNIGVQTGTSQEDQLNVMTKECAAAGKPEIQISSYGKQTDATTNLAGGKLEALYADSTVADYAVAMTNDQLEVIGGIRDSAPQGIVVSKDDQQLTDAIQAAMQKLMDDGTWKKILDSWGVSSDAAMDKAELNPKVD; this is encoded by the coding sequence ATGCGTCGTCGAATTCTTGCGGCAAGCTTATTGGCCGCCCTTGCTTTGACCTCTTGTAGTGCCGGCGGTACTGCGGATTCACAAGGCTCTAAAGCCCAAACCGGCACTGACCGCAGCTATGATGTCTCCGCCATCGCCAAAGATGACACCATCGCCGCAATGCTGCCTAAGGAGGTAGCAGATAGTGGAAAACTCGTGATTGGTGCAGCTATTGATTATGCGCCAGCTGAGTTTCGTGCAGATGATCTGCAAACCGCAATCGGCTACGACGTTGATTTAGGTAAAGCTCTAGGCAAGGTTTTGGGATTGGAAAGTGAAGTCAGCGCTGCTGAATTTGCATCCCTACTACCTGGGATGGGTACCAAATACAATATCGGCATTTCCTCTTTTACTGTCTCTGCTGAACGCACGGCCTCGTACAACATGGTTGCCTATATCAAGGTTGGCTCATCATTTGCTGTGCAAAAAGGTAACCCGTCAGGTTTTGACCCTGATGATGTTTGTGGCAAGAATATCGGCGTCCAGACTGGCACCTCTCAAGAGGATCAGCTCAATGTCATGACGAAAGAGTGTGCTGCTGCTGGAAAACCAGAGATTCAGATTTCCAGCTATGGAAAACAAACCGACGCGACTACTAACCTAGCTGGCGGCAAGCTAGAAGCATTGTATGCAGACTCGACAGTCGCTGATTACGCGGTGGCTATGACCAACGACCAGCTAGAGGTTATTGGTGGTATCCGCGATTCAGCCCCACAAGGCATTGTGGTATCTAAAGATGACCAGCAGCTTACCGATGCCATTCAAGCAGCAATGCAAAAGCTGATGGACGATGGCACCTGGAAGAAGATTCTTGATTCCTGGGGTGTCAGCAGTGATGCTGCCATGGATAAAGCAGAACTAAACCCAAAGGTTGACTAG
- a CDS encoding CinA family protein → MSEIAQIGVKLIKLLEEKSLTLATCESLTGGGIGATLTAIPGASKVYRGGFITYASDLKVLLAGVDAAHVAAHGVINALTAEQMAIGVANNCRADIGLAVTGVAGPDSQDGAPVGEVWIGLARRDDPTSARAKKVNLDGDRTAIRRQTIQIALEWVLQFLANHA, encoded by the coding sequence ATGAGCGAGATAGCTCAAATAGGTGTCAAGCTCATTAAGCTGCTTGAGGAAAAATCCCTCACCTTGGCCACCTGTGAGTCGCTAACGGGTGGTGGAATCGGCGCCACCTTAACTGCTATTCCAGGCGCCTCAAAGGTTTATCGGGGCGGGTTTATCACCTATGCCTCTGATCTAAAGGTGTTATTGGCTGGGGTAGATGCTGCGCACGTGGCTGCCCATGGCGTCATAAATGCTTTAACAGCTGAACAGATGGCGATAGGGGTCGCAAATAATTGTCGGGCAGATATTGGGCTGGCAGTTACCGGAGTAGCTGGCCCGGACAGCCAAGACGGTGCCCCAGTGGGTGAAGTATGGATCGGGTTAGCTAGGCGAGATGACCCGACTAGCGCTCGTGCTAAAAAGGTGAATCTTGACGGTGATCGCACCGCAATCAGGCGACAAACCATTCAAATTGCCTTGGAGTGGGTACTGCAATTTTTGGCAAATCACGCATAG
- a CDS encoding acyl-CoA thioesterase II, translated as MPQNTAELVDLLTLEKFGEAKFIGSHPNTLMQRTYGGQVLAQALMAAYNTVNSDRWIHSMHAYFLRPGDAHKNIVYTVDNLRDGRTFNTRRVDASQDSDIFGMSVSFHRLEDSNLMHQDTPPGPVADPDRCPRLVDVMRKAFGDLPMLHEWDALDVRFVGDSAGTGEPFLQKISVHSHSAHMRVWVRTEDKLPEDQRIHQAILAYLSDLTLLSVSTVPHSVAFMSNKIQTASVDHAMWFHRTAHVDRWLLYDMISPSANHALGFATGRIFQDGKLVASCAQEGLVREVDNRPILS; from the coding sequence ATGCCGCAGAACACTGCCGAACTTGTTGATTTGTTGACCTTAGAAAAATTTGGCGAGGCTAAATTTATTGGCTCACACCCAAATACCTTGATGCAGCGTACCTATGGTGGACAGGTACTAGCCCAAGCCCTGATGGCTGCCTACAACACTGTCAATTCAGATCGTTGGATTCATTCTATGCACGCCTATTTTCTTCGTCCTGGTGATGCCCACAAAAATATTGTCTATACGGTTGACAATCTGCGTGACGGTCGCACTTTCAACACCAGGCGGGTAGACGCTTCGCAAGACAGTGACATTTTCGGCATGTCAGTTTCTTTTCATCGGCTAGAGGATTCCAATCTAATGCACCAGGACACCCCGCCTGGGCCAGTAGCTGACCCAGACCGCTGCCCGCGACTGGTAGACGTCATGCGTAAGGCGTTCGGAGATCTGCCGATGTTGCACGAATGGGATGCGCTAGATGTGCGTTTTGTTGGGGATTCTGCCGGCACGGGGGAGCCGTTCTTGCAGAAGATTTCAGTGCATTCCCACAGTGCTCATATGCGAGTGTGGGTGCGCACCGAAGACAAATTGCCTGAAGATCAACGTATTCACCAGGCGATATTGGCTTATCTGTCTGACTTGACCTTGCTATCTGTAAGCACCGTCCCGCATTCGGTGGCTTTCATGTCGAATAAAATCCAAACCGCCTCAGTAGACCACGCGATGTGGTTTCACCGCACAGCTCACGTAGACCGTTGGCTGCTTTATGACATGATTTCCCCATCGGCCAATCATGCTTTGGGATTCGCTACTGGACGGATCTTTCAGGATGGCAAATTGGTCGCCTCCTGCGCTCAAGAGGGTTTGGTGCGTGAGGTGGACAACCGTCCTATTTTGAGCTGA
- a CDS encoding amino acid ABC transporter permease: MSNIPQPINARSHPRPSVWVWAAIVLVLLAMFIHGLLTNPNYHWDVVAQYLVDPRIVRGVGWTLLLTFAAMTIGITLAVTTAVMRMGTNPILRGVAWGYIWLFRGTPIYTQLVFWGLLPVLYPRLSLGVPFGPEFWVFTTKDVINAGVAACLGLGLNEGAYLSEIVRTGLLSVDKGQTEAATALGMRQGQVLRRIIIPQAMRVIVPPTGNETISMLKTTSLVTAVPFTLELTFVTNAIGNQTFLPVPLLMVAMIYYLVITSVLMVGQYYLERYYGRGFDDEPAANNSKGKGRQRAINASKTVREDINLDVTP, from the coding sequence GTGTCGAATATTCCTCAACCAATTAATGCCCGCTCGCACCCGCGTCCAAGTGTGTGGGTGTGGGCAGCGATAGTGCTGGTGTTGCTGGCCATGTTTATTCATGGCCTGCTCACTAACCCGAATTACCACTGGGATGTTGTCGCCCAATACCTAGTGGATCCAAGGATTGTGCGGGGGGTCGGATGGACCTTACTGCTCACATTCGCTGCGATGACCATAGGCATCACCCTTGCCGTAACGACAGCGGTAATGCGAATGGGTACGAACCCTATTTTGCGAGGGGTCGCCTGGGGGTATATCTGGCTATTTAGGGGCACGCCTATTTATACCCAGCTGGTTTTCTGGGGGTTGTTGCCCGTCCTTTACCCCAGGTTGAGCCTAGGGGTGCCTTTCGGGCCAGAATTTTGGGTGTTCACCACAAAAGACGTTATCAACGCCGGGGTGGCGGCATGTTTGGGGCTGGGGCTAAATGAAGGCGCATATCTTTCAGAGATTGTGCGCACAGGTTTGCTGTCTGTTGATAAGGGTCAAACAGAGGCTGCTACTGCGCTAGGAATGCGTCAAGGTCAAGTGCTTCGACGAATAATAATTCCGCAGGCTATGCGCGTCATCGTGCCGCCAACCGGAAACGAAACCATCTCCATGCTTAAAACTACGTCACTGGTTACCGCTGTGCCCTTCACATTAGAGTTGACCTTCGTTACCAATGCGATAGGTAACCAAACGTTCTTGCCAGTACCACTGCTGATGGTGGCAATGATTTATTACCTGGTGATTACCTCGGTTCTGATGGTGGGGCAATACTACTTAGAGCGTTACTATGGGCGTGGCTTTGACGACGAACCAGCTGCAAATAATAGTAAAGGTAAAGGCAGACAACGGGCGATAAACGCCTCCAAGACCGTACGTGAAGATATCAACCTGGATGTGACACCGTGA
- the rimO gene encoding 30S ribosomal protein S12 methylthiotransferase RimO, which translates to MKKPTVCLVTLGCARNDVDSEELAANLDAGGFTLVTDASEAEVIVVNTCGFIDAAKKDSIDTLLAASDAKVSGKAKAVVAVGCMAERYGGELAQALPEADAVLGFDDYEDIAARLRKILGGEQLPAPTPIDRRTLLPLAPIKRSVRQVMPKRRRRLDTGPYAPLKIASGCDRRCAFCAIPRFRGAYLSRAVAEITDEAAWLVDNGVREIMLVSENTSSYGKDFGDRQGLIPLLKELNQLDGLERIRVSYLQPAEIYPGLIETMCCLEHVVNYFDISFQHAAPTILRRMRRFGDPDNFMSLIDKIRQLAPEAGIRSNFIVGFPGESDEDYRILRDFVQEANLDVAGVFGYSDEENTEAYNLSDHISDELIAERVEDLSELANHLVDQRASQRIGQRVRVLVERVADGQAVGRSEHQGPQVDGETTLPTASLGVGDIVEAEVTDSFGADLIANNIVNVIDRRP; encoded by the coding sequence ATGAAAAAACCAACGGTATGCCTAGTCACATTAGGTTGTGCTAGAAACGATGTTGATTCTGAAGAGTTAGCTGCCAACCTGGACGCTGGCGGTTTCACCTTGGTTACCGACGCAAGTGAAGCTGAGGTCATTGTCGTCAATACCTGTGGGTTTATTGACGCTGCGAAAAAGGACTCAATTGACACCCTGCTAGCTGCAAGTGACGCCAAGGTTTCGGGTAAAGCGAAAGCTGTTGTGGCTGTTGGTTGCATGGCTGAACGCTACGGCGGCGAGCTTGCTCAAGCCTTGCCTGAGGCGGATGCAGTGCTAGGTTTCGATGATTACGAGGATATTGCCGCCAGGTTACGAAAGATTCTGGGCGGCGAGCAGCTGCCAGCCCCTACCCCTATTGACCGACGCACGCTTTTACCGCTAGCCCCGATTAAACGATCCGTTAGACAAGTAATGCCCAAGCGACGACGGCGCCTAGATACTGGTCCCTATGCGCCATTAAAAATCGCTTCCGGCTGTGATCGACGGTGCGCTTTTTGCGCTATCCCCAGATTTCGAGGTGCATACCTATCTAGAGCGGTAGCTGAGATCACAGATGAAGCTGCTTGGCTAGTAGATAACGGTGTACGTGAAATCATGCTGGTTTCAGAGAACACTTCGAGTTACGGAAAAGATTTCGGTGACAGGCAAGGATTAATCCCCTTACTTAAAGAATTGAATCAACTCGATGGTTTAGAAAGAATACGTGTCTCATATCTTCAACCAGCGGAGATATACCCGGGTTTAATAGAAACAATGTGTTGCCTAGAACACGTGGTGAATTATTTTGATATCTCTTTTCAACATGCTGCCCCCACAATATTACGCAGAATGCGTCGATTCGGTGATCCAGATAACTTCATGAGCCTAATTGACAAGATCCGTCAGTTGGCGCCTGAAGCTGGTATTAGATCGAATTTTATTGTTGGTTTTCCCGGTGAAAGCGACGAAGATTACCGCATTTTGCGGGATTTTGTTCAAGAGGCAAACCTAGATGTGGCTGGCGTTTTTGGCTATTCCGATGAAGAAAATACGGAAGCCTACAATTTGTCTGACCATATAAGTGATGAACTGATCGCGGAAAGAGTCGAAGATCTCAGCGAGTTAGCCAATCACCTAGTTGACCAACGCGCTAGCCAACGTATTGGTCAACGGGTGCGCGTCCTTGTTGAGCGGGTTGCAGACGGGCAAGCAGTGGGGCGCAGCGAACATCAAGGCCCCCAAGTAGATGGCGAAACAACATTGCCAACTGCATCTCTTGGGGTAGGCGATATTGTTGAAGCCGAGGTGACCGATAGCTTCGGTGCGGATTTGATAGCTAATAACATTGTTAATGTCATTGATCGGAGACCTTGA